One Scyliorhinus torazame isolate Kashiwa2021f chromosome 17, sScyTor2.1, whole genome shotgun sequence genomic window, aacattctattagctttcctaattacttgctgtatctgcatgctagcctttcatgattcatgcactaggacactcagatccctctgcatctcaaagTTCTATAATCTTGCACCATtcagataatatgcttcttttttatttttcctgccaaaatgagcAATTTCATATTATCCTCCATTTTTATGTACCTATatatatccctttgtagcctccctttgtcctcttcacatcttactttcttatatatctttgtgtcatcagcaaatttagcaaccatacctttggtCCTCTCATCCAAGCTTTTAtacaaattgtaaaaagttgagaccccagcactgatccctggggcacACCTTGCCGACCAGAAAATGATTCATTTATgcccactctgtttcctgttagctagccaatcttttaTCCATGCGAATATGTTAACCCTTACACCATGAGCATTTATTTTtcgcaaatgccttctggaaattgaagtacagtacatccactggttctcctttatccagagcatatgttacttcttcaaagaagtcCAATATATTGgttaaacacgatttccctttcacaagaccatgttgactctgcctcatTACTTCGATTTTTTTTTCCatacatctttaataatagcttgcaacattttccctatgacaggtgtgaagctaactggtctgtagtctCCTGCTTTCGGTCTCCCTCCCTTTGTGAATAAAAGGAGTTACATGCACTATTTTTCAATCTAATGGAACTTTCCctaaatctagggaattttggaaaattaaaaccaatgcatcttactagccacttcttttaagaccctaggatgaagtacATCAGGACCCAAGGACTCGTCAATCCACAGCTCCAACAATTTTCTCAGTGCCATTTCCCTGGTGAATGTAATTTTCCCCGAGTTCCTGCCACCctcccatttcctgatttacagctatttctggaatGTTACTTGTCTCCTCTataatgaagactgatgcaaaatactattCAACTCATCTGCCATCactttattttccattattaattccctagACCTATAGGACCAACACTCATTTCATTAACTCGTTTCAtttttaaatatctatagaaactattatctgtctttatatttctataaactttttttttttcctttaaattttagagtacccaattcattttttccaattaagggacaatttagcgtggccaatccacctagcctgcacatctttgggttgttggggcaaaacccatgcaaacatgaggagaacatgcaaactccacacggacagtgacccagagccgggatcgaacctgggccctcgccaccgtgctgcccatctgtctttatatttctagtTAGCTTTCTCTCATATTCTAATTTTTCCTTGCTTATCAATATTTTagtcattcatagaatccctacagtgcagaaggaagccatttggcacatcaaatcttccaatcttctgacctgccacccatctttatggatttatatatttttctttaagtttgatacttagttaaccacagatggtgggtGGGTTCTCCCATGTCGGAAACTACCTGtcatgtgtattctgaaatatccccttaaattctATGATCCCATCCTTCCCTTAATTTACTTTATGTACATTTTGCCACCCTCTGGCTCGGCCTGtggtcccttccccccccccccccccccccccccgtttactTTAGCTAGCCCTCATAACTGCCCTTACTTAAGTCATAGACCCACTCTTCTCGccttcaaactgaatgtaaaactcATTGTGTTACAATATTAGATTGAGGTTTTAATAATTGTATCACTTtcctaaatacattttaaaaataaaacacctTTCACAGTCTCAGGTCcaccaatgaagtattttttttttttttttaaaaagcaggagcaaggggcagcacggtagcattgtggatagcacaattgcttcacagctccaggatcccaggttcgattccggcttgggtcactgtctgtgcggagtctgcacatcctcccagtgtgtgcgtgggtttcctccgggtgctccggtttcctcccacagtccaaagatgtgcaggttaggtggattggccatgctaaaattgcccttagtgtccaaaattgcccatagtgttgggtggggttactgggttatgaggacggggtggagatgttgactttgggtaaggtgctctttccaagagccggtgcagactcgatgggccgaatgcctccttctgcactgtaaattctatgataatctatgaactgttGCTTTGTAGGGAAATCAATTTGCACAAGAtaactcccacaaacagtaatgtgacaaTCTTTTTAGTGATCTGGGTGAGGGACAAATATTAGTCAGGTCAGCAGGAAAAGTCCCCTGCTTTTGTTTTACATCCAGCGAATAAGGGTGATGAGACTccagtttaacatcttatccaaaacatactgcagcactcactcagtaccaaaTTGAAAGTTTGACTAGATTATTTGCCCAAGTATCTGTTTTCTGAGAccgaggcaagagtgctaccactgGGCAAGGCTAACACAAACTTTCAGTCATTAAAATATTGAACAATATCTTAAAACCAAACAGAAAACAGCCTGCAGCCTTCTGATGGAGTTCAAAATTGCTTGTGTATTTCAGTAACCAGTCACCTCCCCCAATACATTGTGATGGGACATACCTTTCACAAAGTATTTCACAAATCGCCCAGCACCTGGAATAGCAAGCCACCAGCATCCAAAATCTCGGACTGTAAGAAGTCCTGCATTCACCAACTGCCTGTCAACAAAAGGAATTAGAGTATTTATAAAAATGAAAGTAATCTCCAGGCAATTTAATTTGTCGGAACAGACCACATACACGTGATGGAGATTACAGCTATCCCATGGATTTGAGAGAGTCCAAATACATTTTTTTCTAGAGTCAATGATCTGCACTAAACCTGTATGGAAGAGACATTAATCTAAAGGTCCCATTTACCTTATCAAAATGGACATTAAATAACACCTGGTACTATTGAAAAGAACTAGGAGTTCTTCCCCCCATCATAACAAACAAGGAAAGCAGATTAACTGGTCAGTTTTCAAGATTGCTAAAACCCAGTtcaacctcagctggagtattgtggacagttctgggcaccacactttaggcaggatatgaatgcattggagagagtacagacaaCGTTTACTagactggttccagggatgggaaactTTGGTTATGAGGATACATTGGAGAGGTTTGGACTATCCTCATTGTAGAGAAGGCTGAGACGAGATCTaacagaggtgttcaaaaccaCGAGGGGGTTCATTGGAGTAGATGAGTAGAAATTGTTACAGCTCATAAAAGGATTGAAAGGAAGCgggaacagatttaaagtgatttgaaaagaagcaaatattttgagagaaaaaaaaaaactttcacacaCAACGGgtacctggaagtgtggtggagacacaagttcaattgaggcattcaaaaggacattagatgattatttgaatcgaaacaatgtgcaggggtatggggaaacagCAGGAGAACGGCACCAAGTCATAATgcacatttggagagccagtgctggggctgaatggcctccttctgcaccataacaattgtgtgatctatctatctatataacaATCATTCCATTTCTGAGTAATTGATCAGACAAAAAGACCCCCCgagattgggggcagcacggtggtgcagtgattagcactgctgcctcatggcgcttaggactcaggttcgatccggtctgggtcattgtccaatttgcacattctccctgtgtctgcaagggtctcaccccaacaacccaaagatgtgcagggtagatggattggccaagctaaattgccaaggaaaaaaataattggatactctaaatttataggaaaATAAAAAGAGCCTTGAGACACAGTAACAGCCAAGAGTATATCATGCTGCAACACAGCATTGACATTCTAACAACATTTGAACGTACGGAAAACCTTTCAGTGAAGTAAATGGAAATTATAAACTTGAGCATGTTTCTCACACATGAAGCCTGGTCCTACACAGGGATTCAAATCCTACCAAagtctttttattttttttttataaaacattcTCAATATTCTAAATGCTAATACACAAAGATTAAtcacttagcattgctgcctcacgtgctgaggatccgggttcgattctggcccgtatgaagtttgctcattctcccagtgtctgcatgggtatcacctccacaacccaaagatgtgcaggttaggtggattggccatgttaaattggggaaaaaaaataattgggtactctaaatttatttaaaaagacaaAGATTAATCACTATCGAAATCATAGACtccttacagtgcagacggaggccattcggcccatcgagtctgcaccagccctttgaaagagcacccttcttaaatgggtttcttttttttttttttaatttagagcactcaattcactcttcccaattaaggggcaatttaatgtggccaatcaacttgccctgcacatctttgggttgtgggggtgaaacccacgcaaacacggggagaatgtgcaaactccacacggacagtgacccagagcggggatcgaacctgggacctcggtgccgtgaggcagcagtgcaaagcactgccccaccgtgctgccctttagcatGTTTCTTAACTTCTACTTAAACGTGATTCTTCAAGTTACGCACTAAAGTGTCTGCATCTTTAAAAAACTGAAAAGAAAATTCAATTTCTTATTTAGGATTCTTGCAATCTGTGATTTTCTATCGGCAAGCAAAAAAATCTGAGCACGTAATAAAAACAATGAAtgaataataacagaaaatgctggaaatattcagcagcatctgcagagagagagaaaacatgtTAAAGTTTAAGATCAATGCCCTTTCTTCAGGATTTTGAATAAACTGGTTTGACATGTTTGAAAAGACAttatgcttttttttttttaaatttagagtacccaattcattttttccaatgagagagcaatttagtgtgggtaatccacctagcctgctcatctttgggtttgtggggcgaaacccacgcaaacacggggagaatgtgcaaactctgcacggacagtgacccagagccgggatcgaacctgggcactcgccaccatgaggctgcagggctaacccactgcgccaccgtgctgcccccaaaagaAAATGCTTAAGTGGCCGTTCAAGTCACAAACATTCTTCTGTAGCATACAAATTGAATTGCATAACCGGCTTGAAGTGTTGAATACCATTTTCAAACAAGACAAGATACGATTCTTTAATGTTTTATTCCTTTGCACTATCCCAGTTACTTACGTTATTTCTTGGTCACAAAATGAAAACTCCTTCAGCATTTTATCTTCGTTGAAACCAATATCTGTACACGAGTTCAACACAGTCTCCAGAAACTTTTGTACTGTTGCAGCAGTTCCTTTTGTTGCTGTTGCAGCCAAAACTTTACTTTTGTAATCTTCAGTAAATACAACGCCGAACACATCCGTGTCAAATCCAAACTGGAAAATCCGGACATCTCCTCGATCCTTTAGTTCATTCTGATGAACATACAGGAATGAAAACAATGGCACTATTATGATTTAGATCAATTTGAATATCCTGAGATTCTTAACATTAGAGAGTAGCTGATCATAATTagtcacaggggctgtttagcacagggcttaatcgctggctttgaaagcagaccaaggcaggccagcagcacggttcgattcccgtgacagcctccccgaacaggcgccggaatgtggcgactaggggcttttcacattaacttcatttgaagcctacttgtgacaataagcgattttcatttcatttcatttcagaagcagTCTTGGTTCAGTGGGTAGGCAGAAGGTTGTGTGTTCACATCCCACTCCAGGGATTTGAGCACTTAATCTAAAATGACACAGTGATGAGGGAATGCTGAAGAAACATCATCACCTTgaaatgtttctctctccagagatgctgtctgACTGTCAAGTGGTTCCAGGATTTTTTGTTTTACTGAACAAGTAATTCAAATGAATATAGAGTGACGTCTCGACCAAAACTTGAGCTAGTGCAGTTGGCTAGAATGTGATACAGAATGacaccaacagtgtgttcaatcccCATTACAGCTGTCATCATTCATGGAGGCCTGTCTCCTTGCCTTGTCCCATGCTTGATGCAAAATGATGCCCTCAAGCTATATGATCACTTGTctctctccaacagagagagatGCCTATGGCCCCTGATGAAATATGGCTAATTACCTTACATACATAACTACAAGCctataaagcaaaatactgcaaacgctggagatctgaaatcaaaacaaaatgctggaaaaactcagtctggcagtatctgtggggagAGTATGAATCTTCTTTGGAACATACATTTCTATCTCAATTTCAGTTCTCCACGTGCTTAAACAACACATACAGTAGCTTCACATAATAATAGACTTACCAGTTGACGATCAACTGTAGTTTTGTCTTTAACAATACTGTAAAGTTGGTGTTTTAGAACTATAGGCGGAAGAGAATCATCAAATAACTTGCGAGGAAATAAGGACGCTAAAGAAATAAGCGCGGATTCAGTATCATTTGGCACGCCTGTTGAAAAATGTAAACATAAGCAATTGTCAATTTTTAGGATTCTAAAGTCTTTGCAAATAGCATTCAAATAAATTACACGATACCATTGCAGTAATCTAAATGAAAACACATTTCTGTGTGCTCTCAGGATAAAGAGTCAGCCTTCTCAACACCAGAGGGTTCAGTCAATGAATatccacctcctccacgatagtcctcaaaacTGGGGTCCCGCAAGACTGTCCCTATTATGCTCctgatacacacacgactgtgacaaaatttggctctaactccatctacaagtttgctgatggcacgaccatactgggttggatctcaaacacaacaaatcagagtacaggaggaaaatagagaacctagtggcatgttacaatgacaacaatctctccctcatcaacttcaggaagcaaagtgtcatccatgcccctgtctgtatcaatgatgCCAAggtggttgacaacttcaaattcctaggtgtaaacatcaccaacaatctgtcctggtctacccacgttgacactacaaccaagaaatgcctatatttcctcaggaaattcaGTATGTGCAcaatgacttaccaatttttacagatgtaccatataaAGTATCTTGCTGTATCGCAGCTTGatctggcaactgcttggtccaagaccaTAAGGAAACTactgagagtcgtgaacacagcccagtccatcatgcgggccagccacccatcgattgactttgtctacatcgcCCACTGCCTTGGAAAaactggcagcataatcaaagaccctcccatccaggttattctctcttccatcgggcaggagatacgaaagtTTGAGAAAATGCAGCAatcgattcaaaaacagcttcttccccgctgttacaagactcctgaatggtcctcttatggactgaactgatctttcaatgcatcttctctacagttgtagcactatattcatatgtatcacccaatgtctatggttatgtatttacattgtgtatttatcgtatgttctatgttttcatatatggagtgatctgcctggactgtgcacagaacaatattttacactgtacctcggtacacgtgacaataaatctaaaaacTCTAATCAAGATTCAGATTGATAGATTTGTGGACATTAAGGAAATCAAGGGAAATAGGGACAGGTCAAGAAAGAGACAtcgaagggtggcacggtggttaacactgctgcctcacggcgctgaggacctgggttcgatcccagccccgggttcgatcccagccccgggtcactgtctgtgtggagtttgcacattctcccggcgtctgcgtggatctcacccccacaacccaaaagatgtgcagggtaggtggattggccatgctaaattgccccttatttgccatcgagatagaagatcagccatgactgtATTGAATGGCCTAGCAGGCTCgggaggccaaatggcctacacgCCTCCTATTTTTTACATTCTCCTGTGTAACAAGCTAGAAGTTTCAAGCTAGAAGTTTTAATGTAGCTAATGTCGTTTTAGTGTAGTTGGGTTGAGGATTATCAATTGTCTTTGCAAACAGCATTCAAATAAAATACACGATACCATTGCAGTAATCTAAATGAAAACACATTTCTGTGTGCTCTCAGGATAAAGAGTCAGCCTTCTCAACACCAGAGGGTTCAGTCAATGAGTatccacctcctccacgatagagaAGGGAGTCGGACAATTGGAAGGTGCAAGTGGGGTTTAGGGATGCTCctttcctttattagctgaggcatagaatacaagagcagggaggttatgctggattcATACAAAATATCTCTTGAATagcatgtgcagttctggtcacctcattacagaagGGTTTAATTGCATTAGAGAGGCTACAGAATACACttacagggcttgaaaattgcaactattggataggctgggggttgttctccttggatcagaggaggctgaggggaaatCTGATTGAGATGTATCAAATTTTGAGGGGCTTGAATAGAATGGATGGGAAGGACCTATTTACTTAGCAGACAGATCAATGACTAGGGGACATAGAATTAGAGTGATTGGGGGTAGAAGGATTTGAGGGAAGATGAGGAAAACCTTTCTCACCCAGAGCATTGTaggggtctggaactcgctgtctgaaagggtgttctaaatggaaagagattaGATGCAGCGGATGCCCAAAGAGACTTGGTggttcaggtgcataggtccttACAATGCCACAgaaaagtgcagaaaataatcaaaaaggctattggaacgctagcctttatatctagagaatTGGGATATAacgacacaggggttatgctgcagttatacaaaaccctggttagaccccacttagagtcactgtgagcagttctgggcaccacaccttaggaaggatattttggccttggagggagggcagtgtaggtttacaaaaatgatacctggtttacaggggttgagttacgaggagagattattcAAATTAGACCAGTTTTAACTAGAATTTAGAAGGCTAAAGGATGATCAGATCAAagaattcaagatattaacagggaaatacAGGGTAGATAAAGTAAAtcttttccactggttggagattctaaaactagaggcatattctaaaaattagggctagaaatTCAGGAAAGATGTTAGGAAGAAgtttttcactcaaagggtggtagaggtttggaactgtcTCCCATAAATAGCAGTTGAAGCTAAATCAGTTGTTCATTCCAAGTCTGACATAGATAGGTTTATGTTAAGCAAAGGTGttaaaggatatgggccaaaggcaggtatatggagttgggtcacacattaaccatgatctcattgaatggtggtgggacaggtttgaggggctgaatggcctactcctgttcctgtttctaGGTAGAAACACTCATTTTAAATGTGTCTGGATATGCAAGTGATTTAACCTGTAAGGCTACAGACAAAATGCTAGGAGATGAAAACTTGTGTGATAACAAGTGAAATTAAAGAATGTATTTTCCAGTTGTATTATTCAAACATTCATAGTGTTACCATCAAAATTGTCATCTTTTGTCTTGTCCACCAACTTGAAGCCTTCTGCTAACCCAGACTTGTGTTTCTTCACATGCCGAAAAACATCTGGTATCAAGTTTCTTTTCCGATTCATTACTGTAATTAAGAATAGAAAAAGATAGCAATTGAAACATTGCACAGTAAAATAATCTTATCTGTAACGGTGTCAGTTCCAAGTGCAACATTTTCACTTAAACAACCATCCATAATAATATATCATATGCTACTCAGTACAATTGAAACTGCTCAAAAAGGACTTTGACCATTTCaccgaaagaaagacttgcatttatatagcacctttcatgacctcaagacATTTGATTGAGAATAAGCATTGACTAGAGTACCAGGAGCACTTCCATTCTCATTTTCAAAATGGTAtaatgggatcttttatgttcacTTGAGGACAGATAAATCTTGCGTGAGGGTTCCATCCAAACAACAGGACCTCCAACAGTATTgcataccctcagtactgcactgagtgTATCAGCCTAGATGATGTGCTCAGCTTTCTGAAGCGGGACTTGAacacacaatcttctgactcagaagtTGAAACAAGTAAAATGGGATCTCCAATTGGAACCACACAAGTTATAAAATTCCCATTGCATTAATGTCACCAAAGCATTATATACTTCTGTCCAATCAAGTGATTGTGAATTCAAGTAAACTTAACTATCCATCCGACAATGtgggaaattgtccaggtatgtccagTCCACAAGAAGTAGGACAAATCAGtaaggccaattaccaccccatcagtccacTCTTAAATCATAGACTAAGTAATGGAATGTGATGTACAGTGCTATCCAGCAGTACTTAGCGATAGCCTGCCCATTGCTCAGTTTGGGTACCTCTCAGCTTTTGACTTCATTACAGACTTGATAGATTCCAAGGATTGAGAGAGTAAGATCAAGGCAGCAAAACCATGGGAGagattttaaattctttcatgggatgtgggcgttgcaggctaggcttatttgttgcccatccacaaTTGGCCTTTAGActgtggtggtgagtcaccttcttgaaccattgcccaCTTGGTATAGGAACACCCACATTGCTCTTTTCATGATTTTGACTCAGCAAAAATGAAGGAACagcaactggactaaccatataaatactgtggcaacaagagcagatcagaggctaggaatcctggggtgagtaactcaccttctgacttcccaaggcatgtctaccatctacaaggcacaagtcagaagtgtgatagaatactctccacttacctggatgaatgcagctccaacaacactatgcAGTTTGACACCAGCCAAGACAAagaagcccatttgattggcactccttccacaaacattcactccctcccccactgacgcacagtagcagcattgTGTACCACTTACAAATGCACGGCAGGAACACAACAAAGCTCTTTAGGCAACACCTGCCAAATCCACAAAtgctaccatctacaaggacaagggcagaaggcacattggaacaccaccacttggatgttccctccaagtcactcaccaccctgacttggaaatatatagctgTTCTTTTACTGACACTGGGTCAAAACTCTgcgactccctaacagcactgtgggtgtccctacaccacagggactgcagtagctcaagaaagcagctcaccatcaccttctcagaggaaattagggatgggcaataaatgctggcctaaccagcgatgcccacatcccataaatgatttttggaaaaatctgctgcccttgtccttctaggtggtagaggtcacaagttTAGAAGGTGGTGAcaaaagagccttggtgagctgctgcagtagtCAATGTTGAAGATGGTAGGTGGGGTGCCAATTAAATGGGCTGTTGTGCCCTGGATGTCAAACATCTTGGGTGTTGGGGTCACATTGATCTAGTTAAGcagagagtactccatcacactcctgaattgtccCTAAtttctggacaggctttggggactcaGGTGGTGAGTtaattgccacagaattcccagcctcggtCCTGCtagtgcagccacagtatttatatggccgggtaatggtaacccccaggatgttcatagtggagattcactgattggagtc contains:
- the LOC140394310 gene encoding inactive serine/threonine-protein kinase 19-like isoform X2, which produces MRGEAVATTSTTRSLDGSVMNRKRNLIPDVFRHVKKHKSGLAEGFKLVDKTKDDNFDGVPNDTESALISLASLFPRKLFDDSLPPIVLKHQLYSIVKDKTTVDRQLNELKDRGDVRIFQFGFDTDVFGVVFTEDYKSKVLAATATKGTAATVQKFLETVLNSCTDIGFNEDKMLKEFSFCDQEITQLVNAGLLTVRDFGCWWLAIPGAGRFVKYFVKAFQQLQEPCCA
- the LOC140394310 gene encoding inactive serine/threonine-protein kinase 19-like isoform X1 gives rise to the protein MRGEAVATTSTTRSLDGSVMNRKRNLIPDVFRHVKKHKSGLAEGFKLVDKTKDDNFDGVPNDTESALISLASLFPRKLFDDSLPPIVLKHQLYSIVKDKTTVDRQLNELKDRGDVRIFQFGFDTDVFGVVFTEDYKSKVLAATATKGTAATVQKFLETVLNSCTDIGFNEDKMLKEFSFCDQEITQLVNAGLLTVRDFGCWWLAIPGAGRFVKYFVKGRKAVLGMIRKSKYNEVLQSDLETRKVTSTVKLGIQYHVHDIIGAELVKCIPTTTGTLLRLNDV